GCTTTCGGCCGGAATATTTCAAACGATTTAATCGCGAGTGTCGGATAAGTCCGGGAAAAGCCCCCGCCTTCTGTTATCGCGTGAGAGGGTGTTTTAAGTTAGAATTTACCGCAATAATTGATTAACCGAACATGGTACGGTCAACACAAGGAGGAATGCTCTATTGGCAACTAAAACCACTAAGAAGAAAGAAACCCCGAGAAAATACTCCTCGATCTACGTGGAAGGAACGCACAGGGCGCCGAGCCGCTCCATGCTGAGAGCGGTGGGTTTTACCGACAGGGATTTTAAGAAACCAGTCGTGGGAATAGCGTCTACTTGGAGCATGGTAACGCCCTGCAACATGCACATAGACCAGCTCGCGAGACACGGGGCCGTAGGAGCGAACAAGGCGGGGGGGAAATCCATAATCTTTAACACCATTACCGTATCCGACGGAATATCCATGGGAACTCCGGGAATGAGATACTCGCTTGTATCAAGGGAAGTCATAGCCGATTCGATCGAAACGGTGACCGCGGGAGAAGGATTTGACGGCATCGTGGCCATAGGAGGATGCGACAAGAACATGCCGGGGTGCCTGATGGCGATGGCAAGACTCAACAGACCCTCGGCGTTCGTCTACGGGGGGACGATACTTCCAGGCAACTACAGGGGAAAGGACGTGGACATCGTCTCGGTGTTCGAGGCCGTGGGAGCGCACTCGAATAACGACATCACCGATTCCGAGCTTAAGGAAATCGAGTCCTGCGCCATTCCAGGACCCGGTTCCTGCGGGGGGATGTACACCGCAAACACCATGGCCTCGGCAATAGAAGCTCTCGGGATGAGTCTTCCCAACAGCTCGGCCCAAGCGGCCGTTTCAAAGGACAAGGTGGAGGACTGCAAAAACGCGGGAGCGGCGGTCGTAAACCTCATAAGAGAAAACATAACTCCCCGGGACATAATGACGAAAAAGGCCTTCCTGAACGCCATAACGGTAGTTGTCGCGCTCGGAGGCTCGACGAACTCGGTTCTTCACCTCCTGGCAATGGCAAACGCCGCCGGGGTGAAACTGACGATAGACGACTTCACGAGAGTCGGGAAGAAAGTTCCGGTCCTCGCCGACCTTAAGCCAAGCGGGCAGTACATGATGTCTGATTTCTGCAAAATAGGAGGGCTCACCCCGTTGCTTAAAATCCTCCTTGACGAGGGATTTCTCCACGGCGACTGCATGACGGTGACCGGAAAGACCCTCAAGCAGAACCTGCGGGGAGTAAAAAGATACCCCAGGGGACAGAAGATAGTTCTCCCGGTGAAGAGCCCGATAAAGGAATCGGCTCACATAGTGATTCTCAAGGGAAACATCGCGCCGGAAGGGGCGGTGGCGAAGATAACGGGCAAGGAAGGCAACTCCTTTACCGGGAAGGCTATAGTGTTCAATTCCGAGGAGCAGAGCCTCAAGGCTATTCTCGACGGCAGGGTTAAAAAGGGGCACGTGATAGTGGTAAGGTACGAGGGTCCGAAGGGCGGCCCCGGAATGAGGGAGATGCTTGCGCCCACGGCGGCTGTAATGGGCAAGGGACTCGGAGGAGACGT
Above is a genomic segment from Candidatus Dadabacteria bacterium containing:
- the ilvD gene encoding dihydroxy-acid dehydratase, which produces MATKTTKKKETPRKYSSIYVEGTHRAPSRSMLRAVGFTDRDFKKPVVGIASTWSMVTPCNMHIDQLARHGAVGANKAGGKSIIFNTITVSDGISMGTPGMRYSLVSREVIADSIETVTAGEGFDGIVAIGGCDKNMPGCLMAMARLNRPSAFVYGGTILPGNYRGKDVDIVSVFEAVGAHSNNDITDSELKEIESCAIPGPGSCGGMYTANTMASAIEALGMSLPNSSAQAAVSKDKVEDCKNAGAAVVNLIRENITPRDIMTKKAFLNAITVVVALGGSTNSVLHLLAMANAAGVKLTIDDFTRVGKKVPVLADLKPSGQYMMSDFCKIGGLTPLLKILLDEGFLHGDCMTVTGKTLKQNLRGVKRYPRGQKIVLPVKSPIKESAHIVILKGNIAPEGAVAKITGKEGNSFTGKAIVFNSEEQSLKAILDGRVKKGHVIVVRYEGPKGGPGMREMLAPTAAVMGKGLGGDVALITDGRFSGGTHGFVVGHITPEAVDGGTLALIKNGDEITIDAESREITLNVSKRELDKRKKAWKKPAAKEKTGVLAKYSRLVSSASQGAVTDRI